A DNA window from Desulfovibrio desulfuricans DSM 642 contains the following coding sequences:
- a CDS encoding chloride channel protein, which translates to MPFHSPIPPTLRDLDALRNIGVRRVIMQALVTGGVTGAVIGLFRLAYDHINAALVHTIRQHDLYDPVVAAWIFGGLAILALLALLALHLEPLVSGSGIPQVELMVRGQMRMNWLRVLLCKFGGTLVSLSGGLSVGREGPSIMMGAAVGAGVGHLWGERSGQSLPRYLVGGSVAGLAAAFGAPLAGMFFAFEEMKTILSAPMLLFTGVCALAAWFVVQVLLGFGLVFPFAQQPFIHWTQWWIIPFVGIAMGVLGAFYNLILLRLTHWADHSPLMPRHLRVLLPFMLAGVLLYCYPQVLVGIGFSTLQLESLPLPLLGLFGLLAVKMAFSWISFASGVSGGLLMPVLLMGSIGGACMASGLQSAGIISPEQTATVLTLGMTGLFAGSVRAPLTGSFLLLEMTGSFHNIPTVVLTAYIAAFTANALRSEPVYDSLRARGLDLAGAAAPSDKNGNDTDASGSATQLQK; encoded by the coding sequence GTGCCTTTTCACAGCCCCATCCCCCCAACATTGCGGGATCTCGACGCACTGCGCAACATTGGCGTCAGGCGCGTCATCATGCAGGCCCTTGTTACCGGCGGTGTCACCGGTGCCGTTATCGGCCTTTTTCGCCTTGCTTACGACCACATCAACGCCGCGCTTGTGCACACCATACGCCAGCACGACCTTTATGACCCTGTTGTGGCTGCCTGGATTTTCGGCGGTTTGGCGATCTTGGCTCTGCTGGCACTGCTGGCCCTGCACCTTGAACCCCTTGTGAGCGGCAGCGGCATTCCGCAGGTGGAGCTGATGGTGCGCGGGCAGATGCGCATGAACTGGCTGCGCGTGCTGCTGTGCAAATTTGGCGGAACCCTCGTTTCCCTCAGTGGCGGCCTGTCTGTGGGCCGTGAAGGGCCTTCCATCATGATGGGCGCGGCCGTGGGGGCTGGCGTGGGGCACCTGTGGGGCGAGCGCAGCGGGCAAAGCCTGCCGCGTTATCTTGTGGGGGGCAGCGTTGCAGGGCTTGCCGCCGCCTTTGGTGCGCCTCTGGCGGGCATGTTCTTTGCGTTTGAAGAAATGAAAACCATCCTCAGCGCCCCCATGCTGCTGTTTACGGGCGTGTGCGCCCTTGCCGCATGGTTTGTGGTGCAGGTTCTGCTTGGATTCGGCCTGGTGTTCCCCTTTGCGCAACAGCCCTTCATCCACTGGACGCAGTGGTGGATCATCCCCTTTGTCGGCATTGCCATGGGCGTGCTGGGCGCTTTTTATAACCTGATACTGCTGCGCCTCACCCATTGGGCCGACCACAGCCCTCTGATGCCCCGCCACTTGCGCGTGCTCCTGCCCTTCATGCTGGCTGGCGTGCTGCTTTATTGTTACCCGCAGGTGCTTGTGGGCATTGGCTTCAGCACCTTGCAGCTTGAGAGCCTGCCCCTGCCCTTGCTGGGCCTCTTCGGCCTGCTGGCGGTAAAGATGGCCTTTTCATGGATAAGCTTTGCCTCCGGCGTTTCCGGCGGCCTGCTGATGCCCGTGCTGCTCATGGGTTCCATTGGCGGGGCATGCATGGCCTCGGGCCTGCAATCAGCCGGAATTATCAGCCCGGAGCAGACCGCCACAGTGCTGACCCTCGGCATGACAGGCCTTTTTGCCGGTTCCGTGCGCGCGCCGCTGACTGGCTCATTTTTGCTGCTTGAAATGACAGGATCGTTCCATAACATTCCCACGGTGGTGCTCACGGCCTATATTGCCGCTTTCACCGCCAATGCCCTGCGCTCCGAGCCTGTGTACGACAGTCTGCGCGCCCGCGGCCTTGATCTGGCTGGCGCGGCAGCCCCAAGCGACAAAAATGGCAATGATACCGATGCGTCAGGCAGCGCAACACAACTGCAAAAATGA
- a CDS encoding LuxR C-terminal-related transcriptional regulator, with the protein MLKAISQSHTSRPAEQNASSGLFDLSSEEWRCALGAVNHFDDCAEVFLGQWTVRMKAAGYLSFTTARREDCMTSCDGLLDAVKGHAERNTPPSFETLRTNADGWADALKSSGLRHLRRGITSSMFLGCYKTFTLAVQDALEALPRLAPEVTERAAALASRLVEVYSQAFEIVWMETCMQATQCAHTFDQDELFRLLTVEKCRFENVFNATSDGVLVMNSACRIVTANRSLRQYAGEHLENKYVWDALGLEEADAKAFFARYKVGQTVEISPFGNGLVFRLSMASLGDLSMASSGDFLLLLTNITPHVLHREMLEDAVQRQTQDLQQEKQRLEELNITLRNVLRHVEEERCQQSDALAENVRSFLWPALAELGREQDAAARKQGIELAREQLERILGGTGSAQEQMVKDKGLGKLTLAELKICQWIQTGRTTKEVAAILRISPETVQTHRRNIRRKLGVRGHDTQLAMYLITSQA; encoded by the coding sequence ATGTTAAAAGCGATTTCCCAAAGTCATACATCCCGCCCTGCGGAGCAGAACGCGTCTTCCGGTCTTTTTGACCTGAGCAGCGAAGAGTGGCGGTGCGCGCTTGGTGCGGTAAATCACTTTGATGACTGCGCCGAGGTTTTTCTCGGGCAGTGGACAGTGCGCATGAAGGCTGCGGGCTACCTGTCCTTTACCACCGCCCGGCGGGAAGACTGCATGACCTCCTGCGACGGGTTGCTGGACGCGGTGAAAGGCCATGCCGAGCGCAATACGCCGCCTTCTTTCGAGACGTTACGCACCAATGCCGACGGATGGGCCGACGCGCTGAAAAGTTCGGGCCTGCGCCACCTGCGGCGGGGCATCACCAGCAGCATGTTTCTGGGCTGCTACAAAACCTTCACCCTGGCCGTGCAGGATGCCCTTGAGGCCCTGCCGCGCCTCGCGCCTGAGGTCACGGAGCGCGCAGCGGCCCTGGCCTCGCGGCTGGTGGAGGTTTACAGTCAGGCTTTTGAAATTGTGTGGATGGAAACCTGCATGCAGGCGACTCAATGCGCCCACACCTTTGATCAGGACGAGCTGTTCCGTCTGCTGACCGTGGAAAAGTGCCGTTTTGAAAATGTGTTCAACGCCACATCCGACGGCGTGCTGGTCATGAATTCCGCCTGTCGCATAGTCACCGCCAACCGCTCCTTGCGGCAGTACGCGGGCGAACATCTTGAAAACAAATACGTCTGGGATGCGCTTGGTCTGGAAGAAGCAGACGCCAAAGCATTTTTTGCCCGCTACAAGGTGGGGCAGACTGTCGAGATTTCGCCCTTCGGCAATGGCTTGGTGTTCCGGCTTTCCATGGCTTCGCTGGGCGACCTGAGCATGGCAAGCTCCGGCGACTTTTTGCTCCTGCTGACCAACATAACGCCGCACGTTCTGCACAGGGAAATGCTCGAAGATGCGGTGCAGCGGCAAACGCAGGATCTCCAGCAGGAAAAGCAGCGCCTTGAAGAGCTGAACATCACCCTGCGCAACGTGCTGCGACATGTTGAGGAAGAGCGCTGCCAGCAGAGCGATGCGCTGGCCGAAAACGTGCGCAGCTTCCTGTGGCCCGCCCTGGCGGAGCTGGGCAGGGAGCAGGATGCCGCAGCCCGCAAACAGGGAATCGAGCTTGCGCGTGAACAGCTTGAGCGCATCCTTGGCGGTACAGGCTCGGCGCAGGAGCAGATGGTTAAAGACAAGGGGCTGGGCAAGCTGACCCTCGCAGAACTTAAAATCTGCCAGTGGATCCAGACCGGGCGCACGACCAAGGAGGTTGCCGCCATCCTGCGCATTTCGCCGGAGACAGTGCAGACCCACCGCAGAAACATCCGCCGCAAGCTTGGCGTGCGCGGGCACGATACCCAGCTTGCCATGTACCTGATTACCAGTCAGGCCTGA
- a CDS encoding TorD/DmsD family molecular chaperone → MSPSLPEMQALAQALRDFFSSTDADALAAAATRFAPVETLPGTLDWQTEEYAFNRLFVGPQAVPAPPYASVYLEAEPRLMGNAATDMREILQALGLAAPEGQPDDFIACELEAWTMLTLLLRPECGDPLRAHAREALAWLVDEHMARWLPAFVARARKADAPTPAIQAALRCLEYWLCHCTQRSMYA, encoded by the coding sequence ATGTCCCCATCATTACCAGAAATGCAGGCCTTGGCTCAGGCCTTGCGCGACTTTTTCAGCAGCACGGATGCTGACGCGCTGGCTGCTGCGGCCACGCGTTTTGCGCCCGTTGAAACCCTACCCGGAACCCTTGACTGGCAGACGGAAGAATACGCCTTCAACCGGCTGTTTGTGGGGCCGCAGGCCGTGCCTGCGCCTCCCTACGCCTCGGTGTATCTGGAAGCGGAACCCCGGCTCATGGGTAATGCCGCAACGGATATGCGCGAAATACTGCAAGCCCTTGGCCTTGCCGCGCCGGAGGGCCAGCCGGACGACTTCATCGCCTGCGAGCTGGAAGCCTGGACTATGCTGACCTTGCTGTTGCGCCCCGAGTGCGGCGACCCCCTGCGCGCTCATGCCCGCGAGGCCCTTGCCTGGCTTGTGGATGAGCACATGGCGCGGTGGCTCCCCGCTTTTGTGGCAAGGGCGCGCAAGGCGGACGCGCCTACGCCCGCAATACAGGCGGCCCTGCGCTGTCTTGAATATTGGCTGTGTCATTGCACGCAAAGGAGTATGTATGCATAA
- a CDS encoding molybdopterin-dependent oxidoreductase — translation MHKSDCSKERRGFLKGLLATGAAGALGGVSGSLLLPARSEAKPFDPSAYQVFRNACPRNCYDTCSIKTYVKDGIVQFVEGAPESSFTQGALCVKGYSYPRRVYSPDRIKYPMIQEGRGSGNWRRISWDEAMDRISDKILELKKKDGNLLGLGLTKYSGNFGITNYGVEGMMSSLGYTSRFVGTPCWPAGIDAQNYDFGDMWCNDPEDMVKAKYIIVWGANPAWCSMHTMKYIYEARQKGAKVVVIDPIFTQTAAKGDVYWQVRAGGDGALALGMARHLLDAGLVDQDFVKNRAVGFDEFAAYLRANVTVEWAAQVSGIPAHEIRAVTEEFASAHPATVWIGYGMQRHTNGGAMVRAVDAFVAMTGNVGVEGGGARYGHLQTWGFNYHAMAQQRPAGSRGFVGGGGPKGEFDFGGGEKAAYTDRSLNINRIAQEILDAKDPELKMLWVSCKNPFAQDFDRNKLERAFKKLDMVVSVEQFFTETVRHSDIVLPVTTLFEEWTINVSYWHYWLSLNEQAIKPMHEARSNIEIAAALSRAMNRKEAGSCTFPQEVDGKEWMAKECNKGIYDLFGIPSWEALRQGPVKAKRKSSAAWPERTFKTPSGKYEFKSDLCAKNGFKALPEFVEGRKANGPFRLLTPHVQFGLHSQFINLDWMENFYPEPYVYIHPKAAQERGIRDMGMVKVFNGIGEVRLRARLSTNVAADCLVMYEAWFRKLDFNVQNLVDDCPSDMGAMKTGSPGVAIHDQFADVIAVNGGLA, via the coding sequence ATGCATAAATCTGATTGCTCAAAAGAACGGCGTGGCTTCCTTAAAGGGCTGCTGGCGACCGGGGCTGCGGGCGCGCTTGGCGGCGTTTCCGGTTCGCTGCTCCTGCCTGCGCGCAGCGAGGCAAAACCCTTTGACCCCTCGGCCTACCAGGTGTTTCGCAACGCCTGCCCCCGCAACTGCTACGATACATGCAGCATTAAGACCTACGTCAAGGACGGCATCGTGCAGTTTGTGGAGGGCGCGCCGGAATCCTCCTTCACACAGGGGGCCTTGTGCGTAAAGGGCTATTCCTATCCCCGGCGGGTCTACAGCCCTGACCGCATCAAGTATCCCATGATTCAGGAGGGCCGAGGTTCGGGCAACTGGCGCAGGATCAGCTGGGACGAAGCCATGGACCGGATTTCGGACAAGATTCTGGAGCTGAAAAAAAAGGACGGCAATCTGCTGGGGCTGGGTCTTACCAAATATTCCGGCAACTTCGGCATCACCAACTACGGTGTGGAAGGCATGATGTCTTCCCTCGGGTACACCAGCCGCTTTGTGGGTACGCCCTGCTGGCCTGCGGGTATTGACGCCCAAAACTATGACTTCGGCGACATGTGGTGCAATGACCCGGAAGACATGGTCAAGGCCAAGTACATCATCGTGTGGGGCGCAAATCCGGCGTGGTGTTCCATGCACACCATGAAGTACATCTACGAGGCCCGGCAGAAGGGCGCCAAGGTGGTGGTTATTGACCCCATCTTTACCCAGACTGCGGCCAAGGGCGATGTGTACTGGCAGGTGCGCGCCGGCGGCGATGGCGCGCTGGCGCTAGGTATGGCCCGCCATCTGCTGGATGCCGGACTTGTGGATCAGGATTTTGTCAAAAACCGGGCCGTGGGTTTTGACGAATTTGCGGCCTATCTGCGGGCCAACGTCACCGTGGAGTGGGCGGCGCAGGTTTCTGGCATACCCGCCCATGAAATCCGCGCGGTGACAGAAGAATTTGCCTCGGCCCATCCCGCGACCGTGTGGATTGGCTACGGTATGCAGCGCCACACCAACGGCGGGGCAATGGTGCGCGCCGTGGATGCCTTTGTGGCCATGACTGGCAACGTGGGTGTTGAGGGCGGCGGCGCTCGCTACGGGCATTTGCAAACCTGGGGGTTCAACTACCACGCCATGGCGCAGCAGCGCCCTGCAGGCTCCAGGGGTTTTGTGGGCGGCGGCGGTCCCAAGGGCGAATTTGACTTTGGCGGAGGTGAAAAGGCCGCCTACACCGACCGCTCCCTGAACATCAACAGGATTGCTCAGGAAATTCTGGATGCGAAAGACCCGGAGCTGAAAATGCTCTGGGTATCCTGTAAAAATCCCTTTGCGCAGGATTTTGACCGCAACAAGCTGGAACGGGCCTTCAAAAAGCTGGATATGGTTGTCTCCGTAGAGCAGTTCTTTACGGAAACCGTGCGCCATTCCGACATCGTGCTGCCAGTGACAACGCTTTTTGAGGAATGGACGATCAACGTATCATACTGGCACTACTGGCTTTCGCTCAACGAACAGGCCATCAAGCCCATGCACGAGGCGCGGTCGAACATTGAAATCGCGGCGGCCCTCTCCCGCGCCATGAACCGCAAGGAAGCCGGGTCGTGCACCTTCCCGCAGGAAGTGGACGGCAAGGAATGGATGGCAAAGGAATGCAACAAGGGCATTTACGATCTGTTTGGCATCCCCAGCTGGGAGGCGCTGCGTCAGGGGCCGGTCAAGGCCAAGCGCAAATCTTCTGCCGCATGGCCGGAGCGCACCTTCAAGACTCCCTCGGGCAAGTACGAGTTCAAGTCCGACCTCTGCGCCAAAAACGGCTTCAAGGCCCTGCCCGAATTTGTGGAAGGTCGCAAGGCCAACGGGCCGTTCCGGTTGCTGACTCCGCATGTGCAGTTTGGCCTGCACTCCCAGTTTATCAATCTGGACTGGATGGAAAACTTCTATCCCGAGCCATATGTCTACATCCACCCCAAGGCGGCGCAGGAGCGCGGCATCAGGGATATGGGCATGGTCAAGGTGTTCAACGGCATAGGCGAGGTGCGGCTGCGGGCGCGGCTCAGCACCAACGTTGCTGCAGATTGTCTGGTCATGTACGAGGCATGGTTCCGCAAACTCGACTTTAACGTGCAGAACCTTGTGGACGATTGCCCGTCAGACATGGGGGCCATGAAAACCGGTTCGCCGGGTGTTGCAATTCACGATCAGTTTGCAGACGTGATTGCGGTGAACGGAGGCTTGGCATGA
- a CDS encoding 4Fe-4S dicluster domain-containing protein: MSKRRAFLMDMDKCIGCRSCAMACKNFNQLEPDMVWRQVYPLDEAIYPHHDRAFLSLACNHCEHPACMDACPTSSYEKRPDGVVVHHKETCIGCTNCIRSCPYGAPRFNKAEKHAEKCSMCHERLDAGLLPACVQGCPTGALELVDLEQFDDTNAVQNPAGYPAMPRLNPSTRFILPRMPRQVRG; encoded by the coding sequence ATGAGTAAAAGACGCGCGTTCTTGATGGATATGGATAAGTGCATTGGCTGCCGCTCTTGCGCCATGGCCTGCAAAAACTTCAACCAGCTCGAACCGGATATGGTCTGGCGACAGGTGTATCCGCTGGACGAGGCCATTTATCCGCATCACGACAGGGCCTTTCTTTCGCTGGCGTGCAACCATTGCGAGCATCCCGCCTGCATGGATGCCTGCCCAACGTCATCGTATGAAAAGCGGCCTGACGGCGTGGTCGTGCACCACAAGGAAACCTGCATCGGCTGCACCAACTGCATCCGCTCCTGCCCTTACGGCGCGCCGCGCTTCAACAAGGCGGAAAAACATGCGGAAAAATGCAGCATGTGCCATGAGCGCCTAGATGCCGGGCTGTTGCCCGCCTGCGTGCAGGGTTGCCCCACTGGCGCGCTGGAGCTTGTGGATCTGGAGCAGTTTGACGATACCAACGCCGTACAGAATCCGGCTGGCTATCCCGCCATGCCGCGCCTTAATCCTTCCACCCGGTTTATCCTGCCCAGGATGCCGCGTCAGGTCAGGGGGTAA
- a CDS encoding DmsC/YnfH family molybdoenzyme membrane anchor subunit, with protein sequence MHYEFPLVFFTVLTQLAVGMAVFAAFGMLRPAAGAVTSAPGQAAGAKPLGGKEWYVVAGAALLGLAASMLHLAQPWRAATALTNMGGSWLSREGLVFGLFAALACLCCFKPSRLLCVLTAVAGLAGIIMQGMTYAVISMPAISNGVPMLIFALTSLSLGAAFAQNRVGVLRVFLGMLMAVLLIVPCVWASGGTIMQATAQAWLASPLFWGGLALLGAAFGLTYAARQRACAFGLLVLCAVLLSRIVFFKDTIHTATGLGLPY encoded by the coding sequence ATGCATTATGAATTCCCTCTTGTCTTCTTTACGGTGCTTACCCAGCTTGCCGTGGGCATGGCCGTATTTGCGGCCTTTGGAATGCTGCGCCCGGCTGCCGGGGCCGTAACCTCGGCCCCCGGACAGGCCGCAGGAGCTAAGCCTCTTGGCGGCAAGGAATGGTATGTTGTGGCCGGGGCCGCCCTGCTTGGGCTGGCGGCTTCCATGCTGCATCTGGCCCAGCCCTGGCGCGCCGCAACGGCACTTACCAATATGGGCGGTTCCTGGCTCAGCAGGGAAGGGCTGGTATTCGGCCTGTTCGCCGCGCTGGCCTGCCTTTGCTGCTTCAAGCCTTCGCGCCTGCTGTGCGTACTCACTGCCGTGGCGGGGCTTGCGGGCATCATCATGCAGGGCATGACCTACGCCGTCATATCCATGCCTGCCATCAGCAACGGCGTGCCCATGCTGATCTTTGCCCTCACCAGCCTTTCGCTGGGCGCGGCCTTTGCGCAAAACCGGGTTGGGGTGCTGCGGGTGTTCCTGGGTATGCTCATGGCGGTGCTGCTGATTGTGCCCTGCGTGTGGGCCTCCGGCGGTACGATCATGCAGGCCACGGCCCAGGCATGGTTGGCTTCTCCCCTGTTCTGGGGCGGGCTGGCGCTGCTGGGCGCGGCCTTTGGGCTGACCTATGCTGCGCGGCAACGCGCCTGCGCGTTTGGCCTGCTGGTGCTCTGCGCCGTGCTGCTCAGCCGCATCGTCTTTTTCAAGGATACCATCCACACCGCAACAGGCCTTGGCTTGCCCTACTAA
- a CDS encoding alkaline phosphatase, with amino-acid sequence MAQFRWHNAARAAFVLCVMLFGFMGVAHAGQAKYVILLIGDGMGMAQRNAAELYLAAQKGDTTPGIVKLNMSQLPVQGATTTYSIDSLITDSAAAGTAMACGVKTTNRGLGVDGKNVPVVSIAEMARDKGMKVGIVSTVSLDHATPGAFYAHQPSRKNYYEIGLELAASRMDYFAGGGFLDPAGKKSKMEGDKRNVLDAIRANGFHYVNSAQDFRSLKPGKERVVFVNPRLQDESAMTYAMDAAKDDVSLAEMSRKGFELLDNPKGFFMMIEGGKVDWACHANDAVSSITDVLAFDAAVAEAMQFMRSHPDDTLVIVTGDHETGGMSIGFAGTKYDSYHTRLKNQKISYVAFDEKFNAFRKANPQAKLEDVLPLVKENFGLVVLSDAEAAALPKDGDAAGMVLKPYEVDELRAAFERSMKGGDRKKLSDQDYLLYGEYEPFTVTLTHLLNQKSGIAWTTYSHTGVPVLTSAGGVGADRFGGFYDNTDIFARMAEIMGMKKSSAAVSPAVNTVVSPAVSLATAAN; translated from the coding sequence ATGGCCCAGTTTCGTTGGCACAATGCTGCTCGCGCGGCTTTTGTTCTTTGCGTCATGCTGTTCGGCTTTATGGGGGTTGCCCACGCAGGGCAGGCCAAGTACGTCATTCTGCTCATAGGCGACGGCATGGGCATGGCCCAGCGCAACGCGGCGGAGCTGTATCTGGCTGCGCAGAAGGGCGACACCACCCCCGGCATCGTCAAGCTCAACATGAGCCAGTTGCCCGTGCAGGGCGCAACCACCACATATTCCATTGATTCGCTCATTACGGATTCCGCCGCCGCTGGAACCGCCATGGCCTGTGGCGTCAAGACCACCAATCGCGGCCTTGGCGTGGACGGCAAGAACGTGCCCGTGGTTTCCATTGCCGAAATGGCGCGCGACAAGGGCATGAAGGTGGGCATCGTGTCCACCGTGTCGCTCGACCACGCCACCCCGGGCGCTTTTTACGCGCATCAGCCCAGCCGCAAAAATTATTACGAAATCGGCCTTGAACTGGCCGCGAGCCGCATGGATTATTTTGCTGGCGGCGGTTTTCTTGATCCTGCTGGCAAAAAATCCAAGATGGAAGGCGACAAGCGCAACGTGCTGGACGCCATCCGCGCCAATGGATTCCACTATGTGAACAGCGCGCAGGATTTTCGCTCGCTCAAGCCCGGCAAGGAACGTGTGGTGTTCGTCAATCCGCGCCTTCAGGACGAATCCGCCATGACCTACGCCATGGATGCCGCCAAGGACGATGTTTCGCTGGCCGAGATGTCGCGCAAGGGCTTTGAACTGCTGGATAATCCTAAAGGCTTTTTCATGATGATCGAAGGCGGCAAGGTTGACTGGGCCTGCCATGCCAACGATGCCGTAAGCTCCATTACTGATGTGCTGGCTTTTGACGCCGCTGTGGCCGAGGCCATGCAGTTCATGCGCAGCCACCCGGATGACACCCTGGTTATTGTTACGGGCGACCACGAAACTGGTGGCATGTCCATCGGTTTTGCGGGCACCAAGTACGATTCGTACCATACCCGCCTGAAAAACCAGAAGATATCCTACGTGGCCTTTGACGAAAAGTTCAACGCCTTCCGCAAGGCCAACCCGCAGGCAAAGCTGGAAGACGTGCTGCCTCTGGTGAAGGAAAACTTTGGCCTCGTGGTGCTTTCTGATGCGGAAGCCGCCGCCCTGCCCAAGGATGGCGACGCCGCAGGCATGGTGCTGAAACCCTACGAGGTGGACGAACTGCGCGCGGCCTTTGAGCGCAGCATGAAGGGCGGCGACCGCAAGAAGCTCTCGGATCAGGATTATCTGCTCTACGGCGAGTATGAGCCGTTCACTGTTACCCTTACCCATCTGCTCAACCAGAAGTCGGGCATTGCGTGGACAACGTATTCCCACACGGGCGTTCCGGTGCTGACCTCTGCCGGAGGCGTGGGCGCTGATCGCTTTGGCGGGTTTTACGACAATACAGACATCTTTGCCCGTATGGCTGAAATCATGGGGATGAAAAAATCCTCCGCCGCAGTCAGCCCTGCCGTAAATACCGTTGTCAGCCCGGCAGTCAGCCTGGCGACAGCCGCTAACTAA
- a CDS encoding YibE/F family protein, whose protein sequence is MPLRSTRRDALLCVVLGLACLVLYLLPTGFENRLPDNAVRCRATVLSVDNERVHQYGIVRMGTQYVTMRAIDGPYAGQTWQAGNDLVGKMELDKVFAPGDTALMVLTLRDGKVADAVAQDHYRLHTQAVAFGIFALLLLAFAGATGLKALLSFVFSALMIWKALVPALLRDVDPILLGLGVTTAITAATILLVGGMNRRGLAAWLGSLLGIAATCALALAFAGPFQLHGAVRPYAETVLYSGYPHLNMTRIFLASIFMASSGALMDLAMDVAASMAELAAQNPGISRRAALASGLRVGRAVVGTMTTTLLLAYSGGYIATLMLFMAQGIPLENALNLPFVSAEIMNTLVGSIGLVTVAPFTALTGTWLLIRPGHANSASAGA, encoded by the coding sequence ATGCCCTTACGCTCCACCCGGCGCGATGCCCTGCTGTGCGTGGTGCTGGGGCTGGCCTGTCTTGTGCTGTATCTGCTGCCCACTGGTTTTGAAAACCGCCTGCCGGATAATGCGGTGCGCTGCCGTGCAACGGTGCTGAGCGTGGACAACGAGCGGGTGCACCAGTACGGCATTGTGCGCATGGGTACGCAATATGTGACCATGCGCGCCATCGATGGCCCCTATGCAGGGCAGACATGGCAGGCGGGCAATGATCTGGTGGGCAAGATGGAGCTGGATAAAGTATTCGCGCCCGGCGACACAGCCCTGATGGTGCTTACCCTGCGCGATGGCAAGGTGGCCGATGCCGTGGCGCAGGATCACTACCGGCTGCACACGCAGGCCGTGGCCTTTGGCATATTTGCCCTGTTGCTGCTGGCCTTTGCCGGGGCCACTGGCCTCAAGGCGCTGCTCTCCTTTGTGTTTTCTGCCCTGATGATCTGGAAGGCGCTGGTTCCGGCCCTGCTGCGCGATGTAGACCCCATACTGCTGGGGCTGGGTGTCACCACTGCCATAACCGCCGCCACCATCCTGCTTGTGGGCGGCATGAACCGGCGCGGGCTGGCTGCCTGGCTTGGCTCCCTGCTGGGAATTGCCGCCACCTGTGCGCTTGCGCTGGCTTTTGCAGGGCCGTTCCAACTGCACGGGGCCGTGCGCCCCTATGCGGAAACCGTGCTCTATTCCGGCTATCCGCATCTGAACATGACGCGCATCTTTCTTGCCAGCATATTCATGGCTTCTTCTGGCGCGCTGATGGATCTTGCCATGGATGTGGCTGCCAGCATGGCCGAGCTGGCGGCGCAGAATCCCGGCATTTCGCGCCGTGCGGCGCTGGCCTCGGGTCTTCGCGTGGGCCGCGCCGTTGTGGGCACCATGACCACAACCTTGCTGCTGGCCTATTCCGGCGGTTACATTGCCACGTTGATGCTGTTCATGGCGCAGGGCATCCCGCTGGAAAACGCCCTCAACCTGCCCTTTGTTTCTGCTGAAATAATGAACACACTGGTGGGCAGTATCGGGCTTGTGACGGTTGCGCCCTTTACAGCGCTCACAGGCACATGGCTGCTCATACGGCCCGGGCATGCAAACAGCGCCAGCGCCGGGGCCTGA